A DNA window from Camelina sativa cultivar DH55 chromosome 13, Cs, whole genome shotgun sequence contains the following coding sequences:
- the LOC104738128 gene encoding transcription factor DIVARICATA-like: MNLGWNTSVGSSWSRDDDIALERALAIYDDETQICWENIAAVVPGKTTEQIIERYNILVRDVMDIESGRVPLPDYGVPEEPNPNARGKGKEKLTHKRRKGVSWTSNEHRQFLIGLDKYGKGDWLSISRNSVRTRTPTQVASHAQKYFQRLNSKNKHRNRASIHDITVDEENRNISPKQEAIRTWQNGNVNLASTSNNQAIQTTSQPSLDLPMHGRPHIWNTQAISQPSLNLPTYGAPTIWNAQAALPPRPPPPCTIWNAQAALPPPPASIPVYGTTLSTMNQPMVGPMPSHFGTNMNHFAQPHMTPGVQHYPLPSYPGPSAPINMGSSIPYGDMTYATKSQR; encoded by the exons ATGAATTTGGGATGGAACACTAGTGTTGGTTCATCTTGGAGCAGGGATGATGATATTGCTTTGGAGAGAGCCCTTGCAATTTATGACGATGAAACACAGATTTGTTGGGAAAACATTGCTGCAGTTGTTCCTGGGAAAACTACTGAACAAATTATTGAGCGTTACAATATTTTAGTTCGTGATGTTATGGATATTGAATCTGGACGTGTACCTCTTCCAGATTATGGTGTTCCAGAAGAACCAAATCCCAATGCTAGAGGTAAAGGCAAAGAAAAACTCACGCACAAACGACGAAAGGGAGTTTCTTGGACATCAAATGAACACAG ACAATTTCTTATTGGTTTGGATAAGTATGGGAAAGGTGATTGGCTTAGCATTTCTCGTAACTCTGTGAGGACAAGAACACCAACTCAGGTTGCAAGTcatgctcaaaaatactttcaACGTCTGAACTCAAAGAACAAACACAGAAACAGGGCAAGCATTCATGACATAACCGTTGATGAAGAAAACAGAAACATCTCACCAAAACAAGAAGCAATCCGCACATGGCAAAACGGAAACGTCAATCTTGCTTCTACCTCCAACAACCAAGCCATTCAAACCACTTCTCAACCATCACTAGACCTTCCGATGCATGGAAGACCCCACATATGGAATACTCAAGCCATCTCACAGCCATCGCTAAACCTTCCAACATATGGTGCACCCACCATATGGAACGCACAAGCGGCTTTGCCACCACGACCACCACCACCGTGCACCATATGGAACGCACAAGCGGCTTTGCCACCACCACCAGCCAGTATTCCTGTGTATGGAACGACGTTGTCCACCATGAACCAACCAATGGTTGGACCAATGCCCTCACATTTTGGAACAAACATGAACCATTTCGCTCAACCTCACATGACTCCTGGTGTTCAGCATTATCCTCTACCTTCCTATCCGGGTCCTAGTGCACCGATCAACATGGGTTCATCAATCCCATATGGTGACATGACTTATGCAACTAAATCCCAAAGATAG
- the LOC104770726 gene encoding bidirectional sugar transporter SWEET12 yields MALFDTHNTWAFVFGLLGNVISFAVFLSPVPTFYRICKKKTTEGFQSLPYVVALFSATLWLYYATQKKDVFLLVTINCFGCFIETIYISIFVAFATKKARMLTVKLLLLMNVGGFCAILLLCQFLTKGATRAKIIGGICVGFSVCVFAAPLSIIRTVIKTKSVEYMPFSLSLTLTISAVIWLLYGLALKDIYVAFPNVIGFVLGALQMILYVVYKYCKTPSELVEKELETAKLPDEVSIDMLKLGTLIASPEPAAITVVRPVNMCNCNDRKADIENGQGLVRNTAAAAT; encoded by the exons ATGGCTCTCTTCGACACTCATAACACATGGGCCTTTGTTTTCGGCTTGCTCG GAAACGTCATTTCCTTTGCTGTTTTCCTCTCTCCCGT GCCAACGTTCTACAGGATTTGTAAGAAGAAAACCACAGAAGGATTTCAATCTCTTCCTTACGTGGTGGCGCTCTTCAGCGCAACGCTTTGGCTCTACTATGCTACTCAGAAGAAAGATGTCTTCCTTCTCGTCACCATCAACTGTTTTGGTTGCTTCATCGAAACCATCTACATCTCCATCTTCGTTGCCTTCGCAACCAAAAAAGCCCGA ATGCTCACAGTGAAGCTTCTGTTGCTAATGAACGTTGGAGGATTCTGTgcgattcttcttctctgccAATTCTTGACTAAAGGAGCCACACGTGCGAAGATCATTGGAGGAATCTGTGTCGGATTCTCTGTATGCGTTTTCGCTGCGCCGCTTAGCATTATC AGAACGGTGATAAAGACGAAAAGTGTGGAGTACATGCCGTTTAGCTTATCCTTGACTCTTACCATCAGTGCGGTCATATGGCTCCTTTATGGTCTTGCTCTTAAAGATATCTACGTTGCG TTCCCTAACGTGATTGGGTTTGTGCTCGGTGCACTACAAATGATACTTTACGTGGTTTACAAATACTGCAAAACGCCGTCGGAATTGGTTGAGAAAGAACTCGAAACCGCGAAGTTGCCTGATGAAGTGAGCATCGATATGCTGAAGCTAGGCACACTAATTGCTTCACCTGAACCAGCGGCAATCACAGTTGTCCGACCGGTAAACATGTGTAACTGTAACGATCGAAAGGCTGACATTGAAAATGGTCAGGGGCTAGTTAGAAACACTGCAGCAGCAGCTACATGA